In Verrucomicrobiia bacterium, one genomic interval encodes:
- a CDS encoding host-nuclease inhibitor Gam family protein, with product MSNRIKSKGPLIQTREEAETVLGLLRAQVITRSAMAAERELELKAVDDRFKDELLQLGTDIQTNTEMLRAWADGHPEAFGTAKSLQMTHGVVGWRTGNPSLKPLSGFTWDRVLEKLRNLTPYKGFIRTKEEVDKAAILAMRDELSPQDLRHMGVRVVQEETFYVEPRIDAPDERQVVPAEGRP from the coding sequence ATGTCCAATCGAATCAAGTCCAAGGGGCCCCTCATTCAGACTCGGGAGGAGGCCGAAACGGTGCTCGGCCTGCTCCGGGCCCAAGTCATCACGCGCAGTGCAATGGCGGCCGAACGCGAGCTCGAACTCAAGGCTGTGGATGACCGGTTCAAGGATGAACTGCTGCAGCTCGGCACGGACATCCAGACCAACACGGAGATGCTGCGCGCCTGGGCGGATGGGCACCCGGAAGCATTCGGCACCGCCAAGAGCCTCCAGATGACCCACGGCGTCGTCGGATGGCGAACAGGCAATCCATCGCTGAAGCCGCTGTCGGGGTTCACTTGGGATCGCGTGCTCGAGAAGTTGCGCAACCTGACTCCTTACAAGGGATTCATCCGCACCAAGGAGGAGGTGGACAAGGCCGCGATCCTCGCGATGCGCGACGAACTGTCCCCTCAGGATCTGCGGCACATGGGCGTCCGCGTGGTCCAGGAGGAGACGTTCTACGTCGAGCCGCGGATTGACGCCCCCGATGAACGACAGGTGGTGCCGGCGGAGGGGCGGCCATGA